One Ricinus communis isolate WT05 ecotype wild-type chromosome 2, ASM1957865v1, whole genome shotgun sequence DNA segment encodes these proteins:
- the LOC8280348 gene encoding uncharacterized protein LOC8280348 — MMGGFGAAVVDGMALGTGSALAHRAVDAVMGPRVIQHETVASAPAASHAQSTSDGDACGGQSKALQDCLNNHGSDISKCQFYMDMWQECRRSSVPASGA; from the exons ATGATGGGCGGTTTTGGCGCTGCTGTTGTTGATG GCATGGCTCTTGGTACTGGAAGTGCCTTGGCTCATAGGGCTGTGGATGCTGTCATGGGCCCTCGAGTTATCCAGCACGAAACTGTTGCTTCTGCCCCTGCTGCTTCACATGCACAGAGCACCAGTGACGGGGATGCATGCGGTGGGCAATCAAAGGCTTTACAAGAT TGCCTTAACAACCATGGAAGTGATATCAGCAAGTGCCAGTTCTACATGGATATGTGGCAGGAATGTCGCAGGAGCTCTGTGCCTGCATCGGGTGCCTGA
- the LOC8280349 gene encoding protein CLT2, chloroplastic isoform X2, whose translation MLLYSTSSFDALTGLHTYSINRPMSMLFRKTAKLRFPKPPLSYSYPKVINGDTHFHHKNLDKNANFTVRASSKAPTPTPTPPPLPQVTTSNNKLIIISSAITVALAIANRVLYKLALVPMKRYPFFLAQFITFGYVVIYFSILYVRYRAGIVTNEMISIPKLRFVAIGILEALGVATGMAAAAMIPGPAIPILNQTFLVWQLAFSALLLGRRYSFNQISGCFLVAIGVVVAVSSGSNADQMLSGVEFIWPALMIISSAFQAGASIIKEFIFVDAAKLLKGKSLDIFVVNSFGSGFQALFVVLLLPLLSNLKGIPFAQLPSYLKSGAGCLVNIGRNVPVPISIYVLSLPLPYLPEGSGLSPFFLLGSMILVLGLVLYNVARPGKQASN comes from the exons ATGTTATTATACAGTACGTCGTCGTTCGACGCCCTTACCGGTCTCCATACCTACAGCATCAATAGACCAATGTCAATGTTGTTCAGAAAAACTGCGAAACTTCGTTTCCCGAAACCACCACTCTCCTACAGTTATCCTAAAGTCATCAACGGTGACACTCACTTTCACCATAAAAACTTGGACAAAAACGCTAATTTCACAGTTCGCGCCTCAAGTAAAGCCCCAACCCCAACCCCAACACCACCACCATTACCACAAGTCACCACCTCCAACAACAAATTAATCATCATTAGCTCTGCAATTACTGTCGCATTAGCCATCGCAAATCGCGTCCTTTACAAGCTAGCACTCGTTCCTATGAAACGATACCCCTTCTTCTTAGCTCAATTCATCACTTTCGG GTACGTGGTGATTTACTTTTCCATATTGTATGTACGGTATCGTGCAGGAATTGTGACTAATGAAATGATATCTATTCCAAAACTGCGGTTTGTTGCTATTGGAATTCTAGAAGCACTTGGTGTCGCTACTGGAATGGCCGCTGCTG CCATGATTCCAGGACCTGCTATACCCATACTGAATCAG ACATTTTTGGTGTGGCAGCTGGCTTTTTCTGCCCTTCTCTTGGGAAGAAGGTACTCGTTCAATCAAATTAGCGGTTGCTTTCTTGTAGCTATTGGTGTGGTGGTGGCTGTTTCAAG TGGATCCAACGCTGATCAGATGCTATCTGGAGTTGAGTTCATCTGGCCAGCACTAATGATTATATCAAGTGCTTTTCAAGCTGGTGCATCTATTATAAAG GAATTTATATTTGTGGATGCTGCAAAACTCCTAAAG GGAAAATCACTCGACATATTTGTTGTCAATTCATTTGGTTCTGGATTTCAG GCACTTTTTGTGGTCCTTCTTCTAcctttattatcaaatttgaaaGGCATACCATTTGCCCAACTTCCTTCGTATCTGAAAAGCGGTGCTGGCTGCCTTGTGAATATTGGAAGAAATGTACCAG TGCCAATATCAATTTATGTTTTATCGCTTCCATTGCCATATCTCCCTGAGGGTTCAGGTTTGAGCCCCTTTTTTCTGCTCGGCAGCATGATTCTTGTCTTGGGTCTTGTTCTGTACAATGTAGCCCGGCCTGGCAAGCAGGCTTCAAATTAA
- the LOC8280349 gene encoding protein CLT2, chloroplastic isoform X1 encodes MLLYSTSSFDALTGLHTYSINRPMSMLFRKTAKLRFPKPPLSYSYPKVINGDTHFHHKNLDKNANFTVRASSKAPTPTPTPPPLPQVTTSNNKLIIISSAITVALAIANRVLYKLALVPMKRYPFFLAQFITFGYVVIYFSILYVRYRAGIVTNEMISIPKLRFVAIGILEALGVATGMAAAAMIPGPAIPILNQTFLVWQLAFSALLLGRRYSFNQISGCFLVAIGVVVAVSSGSNADQMLSGVEFIWPALMIISSAFQAGASIIKEFIFVDAAKLLKGKSLDIFVVNSFGSGFQALFVVLLLPLLSNLKGIPFAQLPSYLKSGAGCLVNIGRNVPGCDGAPMLPLLYIMINMAFNISVLNLVKLSSAVVSSLAVTLSVPISIYVLSLPLPYLPEGSGLSPFFLLGSMILVLGLVLYNVARPGKQASN; translated from the exons ATGTTATTATACAGTACGTCGTCGTTCGACGCCCTTACCGGTCTCCATACCTACAGCATCAATAGACCAATGTCAATGTTGTTCAGAAAAACTGCGAAACTTCGTTTCCCGAAACCACCACTCTCCTACAGTTATCCTAAAGTCATCAACGGTGACACTCACTTTCACCATAAAAACTTGGACAAAAACGCTAATTTCACAGTTCGCGCCTCAAGTAAAGCCCCAACCCCAACCCCAACACCACCACCATTACCACAAGTCACCACCTCCAACAACAAATTAATCATCATTAGCTCTGCAATTACTGTCGCATTAGCCATCGCAAATCGCGTCCTTTACAAGCTAGCACTCGTTCCTATGAAACGATACCCCTTCTTCTTAGCTCAATTCATCACTTTCGG GTACGTGGTGATTTACTTTTCCATATTGTATGTACGGTATCGTGCAGGAATTGTGACTAATGAAATGATATCTATTCCAAAACTGCGGTTTGTTGCTATTGGAATTCTAGAAGCACTTGGTGTCGCTACTGGAATGGCCGCTGCTG CCATGATTCCAGGACCTGCTATACCCATACTGAATCAG ACATTTTTGGTGTGGCAGCTGGCTTTTTCTGCCCTTCTCTTGGGAAGAAGGTACTCGTTCAATCAAATTAGCGGTTGCTTTCTTGTAGCTATTGGTGTGGTGGTGGCTGTTTCAAG TGGATCCAACGCTGATCAGATGCTATCTGGAGTTGAGTTCATCTGGCCAGCACTAATGATTATATCAAGTGCTTTTCAAGCTGGTGCATCTATTATAAAG GAATTTATATTTGTGGATGCTGCAAAACTCCTAAAG GGAAAATCACTCGACATATTTGTTGTCAATTCATTTGGTTCTGGATTTCAG GCACTTTTTGTGGTCCTTCTTCTAcctttattatcaaatttgaaaGGCATACCATTTGCCCAACTTCCTTCGTATCTGAAAAGCGGTGCTGGCTGCCTTGTGAATATTGGAAGAAATGTACCAG GATGTGATGGGGCTCCGATGCTTCCACTGCTgtatataatgataaatatggCATTCAACATATCAGTGCTCAATCTAGTGAAATTGTCTTCTGCAGTTGTTTCCTCTCTTGCTGTAACATTATCAG TGCCAATATCAATTTATGTTTTATCGCTTCCATTGCCATATCTCCCTGAGGGTTCAGGTTTGAGCCCCTTTTTTCTGCTCGGCAGCATGATTCTTGTCTTGGGTCTTGTTCTGTACAATGTAGCCCGGCCTGGCAAGCAGGCTTCAAATTAA
- the LOC8280350 gene encoding neuroguidin-B isoform X1 — MKETRSPDLDQCIKKEAPQLAALLKEMKDGLDTVRSKVDALTAKVKANNFLTADGISYLEAKHLLLLNYCQSLVYYLLRKAKGLSIEKHPVVRSLVEIRLFLEKIRPIDKKMEYQIQKLIRDSGRAMEQPSLKEKESEAPEKSEDLLNYRPNPDMLVSKDRMPGDDSGVYRPPKIAPSIMEEDKMSRQERNALRREKETLRHAKGGLMKEMIDDMEGRPEEVQENLGDDSREFTRYQQQWEERARREEDLFTRAPITKMEKKKEKQLKKSRDGLLALTDDFYDEIKTLPLEDDIGDQVTSFNKNSSRKLKKQKRRH, encoded by the exons ATGAAGGAGACTAGAAGTCCTGATCTTGATCAATGCATAAAGAA GGAAGCTCCTCAATTAGCTGCActtctaaaagaaatgaaagatgGGTTAGATACAGTGAGAAGTAAAGTTGATGCTTTAACAGCTAAG GTAAAagcaaataattttctaacaGCAGATGGGATAAGCTATCTTGAGGCTAAACATTTGTTGCTCCTCAACTATTGCCAATCTCTTGTATATTATTTGCTTCGAAAGGCAAAAGGCTTGTCAATTGAGAAACATCCTGTAGTTCGAAGCCTTGTGGAGATACGGTTGTTTTTGGAGAAG ATACGGCCAATTGACAAAAAGATGGAGTACCAAATTCAAAAGCTCATAAGGGATAGTGGACGTGCTATGGAGCAACCAAGTCTGAAGGAAAAGGAATCAGAGGCACCTGAGAAATCAGAGGATTTGTTGAATTATCGTCCAAACCCAGATATGCTGGTCAGCAAAGATAGGATGCCTGGG gATGATAGTGGTGTGTATCGACCACCCAAAATTGCCCCCTCAATCATGGAGGAGGATAAGATGTCAAGACAGGAAAGAAATGCCttgagaagagaaaaagagactCTTCGGCACGCTAAAGGGGGTCTTATGAAAGAGATGATAGATGACATGGAAGGGAGACCTGAAGAG GTTCAAGAAAATCTTGGAGACGACAGTAGGGAATTTACTAGATATCAACAGCAATGGGAAGAACGTGCACGGCGAGAAGAGGACCTCTTTACACGTGCTCCAATTACAAagatggagaagaagaaggagaaacaATTAAAGAAGTCGAGAGATGG CTTGCTGGCGCTGACTGATGATTTCtatgatgaaatcaaaacattACCCCTGGAGGATGATATTGGTGATCAAGTGACCAGCTTCAATAAAAATAGCAGCAGAAAACTAAAGAAACAGAAG AGACGACACTAG
- the LOC8280350 gene encoding neuroguidin-B isoform X2, whose product MHKELYCHVLIREAPQLAALLKEMKDGLDTVRSKVDALTAKVKANNFLTADGISYLEAKHLLLLNYCQSLVYYLLRKAKGLSIEKHPVVRSLVEIRLFLEKIRPIDKKMEYQIQKLIRDSGRAMEQPSLKEKESEAPEKSEDLLNYRPNPDMLVSKDRMPGDDSGVYRPPKIAPSIMEEDKMSRQERNALRREKETLRHAKGGLMKEMIDDMEGRPEEVQENLGDDSREFTRYQQQWEERARREEDLFTRAPITKMEKKKEKQLKKSRDGLLALTDDFYDEIKTLPLEDDIGDQVTSFNKNSSRKLKKQKRRH is encoded by the exons ATGCATAAAGAA TTATATTGTCATGTTTTGATTAGGGAAGCTCCTCAATTAGCTGCActtctaaaagaaatgaaagatgGGTTAGATACAGTGAGAAGTAAAGTTGATGCTTTAACAGCTAAG GTAAAagcaaataattttctaacaGCAGATGGGATAAGCTATCTTGAGGCTAAACATTTGTTGCTCCTCAACTATTGCCAATCTCTTGTATATTATTTGCTTCGAAAGGCAAAAGGCTTGTCAATTGAGAAACATCCTGTAGTTCGAAGCCTTGTGGAGATACGGTTGTTTTTGGAGAAG ATACGGCCAATTGACAAAAAGATGGAGTACCAAATTCAAAAGCTCATAAGGGATAGTGGACGTGCTATGGAGCAACCAAGTCTGAAGGAAAAGGAATCAGAGGCACCTGAGAAATCAGAGGATTTGTTGAATTATCGTCCAAACCCAGATATGCTGGTCAGCAAAGATAGGATGCCTGGG gATGATAGTGGTGTGTATCGACCACCCAAAATTGCCCCCTCAATCATGGAGGAGGATAAGATGTCAAGACAGGAAAGAAATGCCttgagaagagaaaaagagactCTTCGGCACGCTAAAGGGGGTCTTATGAAAGAGATGATAGATGACATGGAAGGGAGACCTGAAGAG GTTCAAGAAAATCTTGGAGACGACAGTAGGGAATTTACTAGATATCAACAGCAATGGGAAGAACGTGCACGGCGAGAAGAGGACCTCTTTACACGTGCTCCAATTACAAagatggagaagaagaaggagaaacaATTAAAGAAGTCGAGAGATGG CTTGCTGGCGCTGACTGATGATTTCtatgatgaaatcaaaacattACCCCTGGAGGATGATATTGGTGATCAAGTGACCAGCTTCAATAAAAATAGCAGCAGAAAACTAAAGAAACAGAAG AGACGACACTAG